The following coding sequences lie in one Panicum virgatum strain AP13 chromosome 6N, P.virgatum_v5, whole genome shotgun sequence genomic window:
- the LOC120677432 gene encoding uncharacterized protein LOC120677432 has protein sequence MARAPPSAAKPPVLASAGVSAPASAAAAKANPSRPTVPAAASASTSALGGPPVSSSSRKRKATSSSSPAGAPAAPSPAAAGVPYRRRLNTECDRIRAHLRGPLGFGKDKLMRAAAGKIQRQTKAIVAWDGMNGEQQLRHVVPGIDSLASSTPPQISWTHYHLMRIHRPVHRALQLDRSLMRRPEPDTLEFS, from the coding sequence ATGGCGAGGgcaccgccgtccgccgcgaAGCCGCCCGTTCTTGCTTCTGCCGGCGTCTCTGCTCCTGCTTCCGCCGCGGCAGCGAAGGCCAACCCGTCGCGACCAACTGTCCCCGCAGCGGCTTCCGCTTCTACGTCAGCATTGGGCGGGCCTCCAGTTAGCTCCTCCTCCAGGAAGAGGAAGGCTacctcgtcctcctcgccggcgggcgCACCAGCTGCTCCATctccggcagcggcgggggtTCCGTACAGGAGACGGCTGAACACTGAATGCGACCGCATTCGTGCACACCTGCGGGGCCCCTTGGGGTTCGGGAAAGACAAACTGATGAGGGCGGCCGCAGGCAAGATACAGCGCCAGACGAAGGCGATCGTGGCCTGGGACGGGATGAACGGCGAGCAACAGCTCCGCCACGTCGTTCCAGGCATCGACTCATTGGCCTCCTCCACTCCACCGCAAATTTCATGGACACATTACCACCTGATGAGGATCCACAGGCCAGTGCACAGGGCCCTCCAGCTGGACCGGAGCCTGATGCGCAGACCTGAGCCTGATACTCTTGAGTTCTCTTAG